GAATCGGGTTTAGCTAACTCAAGCTTCATTGCATCTGTTGACAGCCGTCACCATGGTCCACTAGAGCCAGGTAACACGGTTTCATAATTTCTGCAGCAGTTTGAACGCTTCTCTGCCCCTAGACGGTCCACTACCAAACTCTTTGACTTTTCTGTTGGATGCAAATCGGCGTTTATTCGGCGGAAATTGCTATCCAGAGTGAACCTCTGTCTACGGTTATTCCATAAATCACGCCCAACCTGCTTCAGCTCCTATACCGACAGTACATTTTTTGCCTTAAATAATCGGCATAGAATCAATTACCTAAATGATTTGTTGCCCAATTTTGGAGGCAAGGGCGGTTGCGTTTTCAAATGTAATAGGCGAAGATTTGGCGAAGGTTGTTCACGATGCCGTCATCCTCTGCCCTCCGTATTCAAGTCGAAAGTACCCTCGCCAATAAGATCCCTTCTGCCCTGACTCCGGTTGCGAAGATGGTCCGACCCGTAGTCTCTTCAGGGGTTGCGCCGGTAGATGATCTCTTACAAGGTGGTTTCCGGATCGGATCAGTCAGCGAGATCACCGGTCCAGATTGTTCCGGCCGGACCTCCCTGGCGCAATCCCTTATTGCGCGGGTCGTCGAAAGTGGCAAAGTTGCCGCCTGGATAGATGTATCGGACACCTTCGACCCGGCCTCTGCTGCTGCAGCCGGCATCGATCTGCGGCGGCTTCTTTGGGTACGTTGCGGGGTACCGGAAAATTCTAATCCGGAACAGGCCCGCGATTTCGCGCTTCCAAACGCATACCTGATTCCTGGAACACCAAAGAAAGGTATTCATGGAGGCGGCTGTGGCACTCATCCTCGGCATGAAGCCAAGGGCCTCTCTTTGGCTGTCAGCGGTCTGCTTCAGACCGAGGCGCTGAATCCACGGTGTGCGGAACCGCAACGAAAGACGCGCCCTATTCAGGT
The nucleotide sequence above comes from Tunturibacter empetritectus. Encoded proteins:
- a CDS encoding recombinase RecA, which translates into the protein MPSSSALRIQVESTLANKIPSALTPVAKMVRPVVSSGVAPVDDLLQGGFRIGSVSEITGPDCSGRTSLAQSLIARVVESGKVAAWIDVSDTFDPASAAAAGIDLRRLLWVRCGVPENSNPEQARDFALPNAYLIPGTPKKGIHGGGCGTHPRHEAKGLSLAVSGLLQTEALNPRCAEPQRKTRPIQVTYAPASQPVVSPVRRRSALGQYQRIEQGLKSADLILQAGGFGAIVLDLGSIAPEFVSRVELGTWHRYRVAAERTQSSIVLLTQYVCAKSSAELLLRLHTPRMLREETTVFSGTQPKAEVTRHRFQERGSNILPIRKPPQNVTTACWQNRVTWAGQR